In one window of Nothobranchius furzeri strain GRZ-AD chromosome 11, NfurGRZ-RIMD1, whole genome shotgun sequence DNA:
- the oc90 gene encoding otoconin-90 isoform X2: MFLMWMFFLFAASAALSPASLLCPDPEGSRHVIDCLGLRFTWINHVFDNLPSLLNFVWKLRCLSGICPRQLEDYGCSCRYVEAGNPLDPLDHCCATHRRCYLKAAPCRQHLSPPPDDFTCTTATSSCDVGDACRRRLCECDRAAVDCMTRSSYNSSLRGISESFCSAANHTDLFSGSEEVDPVFPGADVLSAANDSAGVVMSNSSLLLSAEPDLTRTLENSSDSSGMNGLILTAPPYQTSSPTHPAPSLVSAQAPDDANIRTTLSRLLPPSFSSSEEERDLLSLKTESIRDEEGESSQEEGEEPPPASPAGKKSPGSGVTSIRPPLCEEEDEDSDVGQKGTDPSFVLSPLESTGPTDIQQPEDCSRSDGRSQREKLVLGEMLLCLTGRCPHPYEVYGCYCGQEGGGLPLDQLDRCCFFHRCCLRQISSMGCRSDRKLSAHVSCENNRPRCQGVSLCDKLQCVCDRTTAECMAAAPFNHSLQQQQCRGPMPPCRWASRPLRAPPQSSEKINQPNSGAVTPPGPHPDKTSSSGSRTNNHQPTQGQGSTEDEEED; the protein is encoded by the exons ATGTTTCTGATGTGGATGTTTTTCCTGTTTGCTGCTTCAGCAG CGCTCTCTCCCGCCTCGCTCCTCTGTCCCGACCCTGAGGGCAGCCGCCACGTCATTG ATTGTCTGGGTCTGCGCTTCACCTGGATTAACCATGTCTTCGATAATCTCCCATCACTGCTGAACTTTGTGTGGAAGCTCCGCTGTCTTTCTGGGATCTGTCCTCGTCAGCTGGAGGACTACGGCTGCTCCTGCAGATACGTGGAGGCTGGAAACCCCCTGGATCCTCTGGACCA CTGCTGTGCGACTCACCGACGGTGTTACCTCAAGGCTGCCCCCTGTAGGCAGCATCTGTCTCCTCCACCTGACGACTTCACTTGCACCACAGCGACCTCCAGCTGCG ATGTTGGTGACGCGTGCCGGCGAAGGCTTTGTGAATGCGACCGAGCCGCCGTTGACTGCATGACTCGGAGTTCCTACAACTCGAGTCTCAGAGGCATCTCCGAGTCGTTCTGCTCTGCAGCAAATCACACAG ATTTGTTCAGCGGCTCCGAGGAGGTCGATCCGGTCTTCCCAGGAGCAG ATGTTCTCTCAGCAGCAAACGACTCTGCAGGTGTTGTGATGTCCAACTCCTCCCTGCTGCTGTCGGCAG AACCGGACCTGACAAGAACTTTGGAAAACAGCAGCGACTCTTCTGGGATGAATGGTTTGATCCTCACGGCTCCACCTTATCAAACCTCCTCCCCAACCCATCCTG CTCCATCGCTAGTGTCAGCTCAAGCTCCTGATGATGCAAACATCAGAACAACTCTCAGCAGGCTCCTCCCaccatcattttcatcatctGAGGAAGAGCGAG ATTTACTGTCACTGAAAACGGAGTCGATCAGAGATGAGGAGGGGGAGTCCAGCCAGGAGGAAGGGGAGGAGCCACCACCAGCTTCTCCAGCAG GGAAGAAGTCTCCAGGAAGTGGGGTCACCTCCATCAGACCACCTCTgtgtgaggaggaggatgaag ACTCTGACGTGGGACAGAAGGGGACAGATCCATCCTTTGTCTTGTCCCCGCTGGAGTCTACAGGTCCGACTGACATCCAGCAGCCAGAAG ACTGTAGCCGCTCTGATGGGCGGAGCCAGAGGGAGAAGCTGGTGCTCGGAGAGATGCTGCTCTGTCTGACGGGACGGTGTCCTCACCCATACGAGGTGTATGGCTGTTACTGTGGACAGGAGGGTGGTGGGCTGCCTCTGGACCAGCTGGACAG GTGCTGTTTCTTCCATCGCTGCTGCCTGAGGCAGATCAGCTCCATGGGCTGCAGGAGTGACAGGAAGCTCAGCGCTCACGTTTCCTGTGAGAACAACAGACCACGAT GTCAGGGTGTCTCGCTGTGTGACAAGCTCCAGTGTGTTTGTGACAGAACCACAGCAGAGTgcatggctgctgctccttttaaCCACAGCCTGCAGCAGCAACAGTGCCGTGGACCAATGCCACCCTGCCGCTGGGCCAGCAGACCTCTCAGGGCACCTCCCCAGTCCAGTGAGAAGATCAACCAGCCGAACTCTGGAGCCGTGACTCCACCTGGACCACATCCAGACAAGACGAGCTCCAG TGGGAGTCGCACCAACAACCACCAACCAacccaaggtcaagggtcaacagAAGATGAGGAAGAAGACTGA
- the oc90 gene encoding otoconin-90 isoform X1, which produces MFLMWMFFLFAASAALSPASLLCPDPEGSRHVIDCLGLRFTWINHVFDNLPSLLNFVWKLRCLSGICPRQLEDYGCSCRYVEAGNPLDPLDHCCATHRRCYLKAAPCRQHLSPPPDDFTCTTATSSCDVGDACRRRLCECDRAAVDCMTRSSYNSSLRGISESFCSAANHTDLFSGSEEVDPVFPGADVLSAANDSAGVVMSNSSLLLSAEPDLTRTLENSSDSSGMNGLILTAPPYQTSSPTHPAPSLVSAQAPDDANIRTTLSRLLPPSFSSSEEERDLLSLKTESIRDEEGESSQEEGEEPPPASPAGKKSPGSGVTSIRPPLCEEEDEDSDVGQKGTDPSFVLSPLESTGPTDIQQPEDCSRSDGRSQREKLVLGEMLLCLTGRCPHPYEVYGCYCGQEGGGLPLDQLDRCCFFHRCCLRQISSMGCRSDRKLSAHVSCENNRPRCQGVSLCDKLQCVCDRTTAECMAAAPFNHSLQQQQCRGPMPPCRWASRPLRAPPQSSEKINQPNSGAVTPPGPHPDKTSSSDGSSELASSGSRTNNHQPTQGQGSTEDEEED; this is translated from the exons ATGTTTCTGATGTGGATGTTTTTCCTGTTTGCTGCTTCAGCAG CGCTCTCTCCCGCCTCGCTCCTCTGTCCCGACCCTGAGGGCAGCCGCCACGTCATTG ATTGTCTGGGTCTGCGCTTCACCTGGATTAACCATGTCTTCGATAATCTCCCATCACTGCTGAACTTTGTGTGGAAGCTCCGCTGTCTTTCTGGGATCTGTCCTCGTCAGCTGGAGGACTACGGCTGCTCCTGCAGATACGTGGAGGCTGGAAACCCCCTGGATCCTCTGGACCA CTGCTGTGCGACTCACCGACGGTGTTACCTCAAGGCTGCCCCCTGTAGGCAGCATCTGTCTCCTCCACCTGACGACTTCACTTGCACCACAGCGACCTCCAGCTGCG ATGTTGGTGACGCGTGCCGGCGAAGGCTTTGTGAATGCGACCGAGCCGCCGTTGACTGCATGACTCGGAGTTCCTACAACTCGAGTCTCAGAGGCATCTCCGAGTCGTTCTGCTCTGCAGCAAATCACACAG ATTTGTTCAGCGGCTCCGAGGAGGTCGATCCGGTCTTCCCAGGAGCAG ATGTTCTCTCAGCAGCAAACGACTCTGCAGGTGTTGTGATGTCCAACTCCTCCCTGCTGCTGTCGGCAG AACCGGACCTGACAAGAACTTTGGAAAACAGCAGCGACTCTTCTGGGATGAATGGTTTGATCCTCACGGCTCCACCTTATCAAACCTCCTCCCCAACCCATCCTG CTCCATCGCTAGTGTCAGCTCAAGCTCCTGATGATGCAAACATCAGAACAACTCTCAGCAGGCTCCTCCCaccatcattttcatcatctGAGGAAGAGCGAG ATTTACTGTCACTGAAAACGGAGTCGATCAGAGATGAGGAGGGGGAGTCCAGCCAGGAGGAAGGGGAGGAGCCACCACCAGCTTCTCCAGCAG GGAAGAAGTCTCCAGGAAGTGGGGTCACCTCCATCAGACCACCTCTgtgtgaggaggaggatgaag ACTCTGACGTGGGACAGAAGGGGACAGATCCATCCTTTGTCTTGTCCCCGCTGGAGTCTACAGGTCCGACTGACATCCAGCAGCCAGAAG ACTGTAGCCGCTCTGATGGGCGGAGCCAGAGGGAGAAGCTGGTGCTCGGAGAGATGCTGCTCTGTCTGACGGGACGGTGTCCTCACCCATACGAGGTGTATGGCTGTTACTGTGGACAGGAGGGTGGTGGGCTGCCTCTGGACCAGCTGGACAG GTGCTGTTTCTTCCATCGCTGCTGCCTGAGGCAGATCAGCTCCATGGGCTGCAGGAGTGACAGGAAGCTCAGCGCTCACGTTTCCTGTGAGAACAACAGACCACGAT GTCAGGGTGTCTCGCTGTGTGACAAGCTCCAGTGTGTTTGTGACAGAACCACAGCAGAGTgcatggctgctgctccttttaaCCACAGCCTGCAGCAGCAACAGTGCCGTGGACCAATGCCACCCTGCCGCTGGGCCAGCAGACCTCTCAGGGCACCTCCCCAGTCCAGTGAGAAGATCAACCAGCCGAACTCTGGAGCCGTGACTCCACCTGGACCACATCCAGACAAGACGAGCTCCAG TGATGGGAGCTCTGAACTTGCTTCCAGTGGGAGTCGCACCAACAACCACCAACCAacccaaggtcaagggtcaacagAAGATGAGGAAGAAGACTGA